A single window of Camelus ferus isolate YT-003-E chromosome 7, BCGSAC_Cfer_1.0, whole genome shotgun sequence DNA harbors:
- the TMEM213 gene encoding transmembrane protein 213: MKHLSSAPRAALVLSLVFASFPSAGLAEASSSSNSTLTVYHPDLETLEQCPNVDFCPQAARCCHTGVDEYGWIAAAVGWSLLFLTLILLCVDKLMKLTPDEPKDLQA; this comes from the exons ATGAAGCACCTCAGCTCTGCACCCCGGGCCGCCCTGGTCCTCAGCCTGGTCTTTGCCTCCTTCCCCTCGGCTGGTTTGGCAG aagcaagcagcagcagcaattcAACCTTGACCGTCTACCATCCAGACCTTGAGACCCTGGAGCAGTGCCCCA ATGTAGACTTCTGCCCACAAGCAGCCCGCTGTTGCCACACAGGAGTGGATGAATACGGCTGGATCGCGGCTGCCGTTGGCTGGAGTCTCTTGTTCCTCACCCTCATCCTGCTCTGTGTGGACAAACTGATGAAGCTAACCCCAGATGAGCCCAAGGACTTGCAAGCATGA